Proteins from a genomic interval of Luteolibacter sp. Y139:
- a CDS encoding YHYH protein produces MTRLLLLLPLLLGTAHADPKLTSWYTAQAGKYARIQETDAEAVAGTSKTTWTRTSGPFTLAQTTPAYAGPTQIDYSTNWVYVRTPSLGTYTMGPWYDNAAKTQLFINVPKNQGLIIRIPRAAPVIPATKTQINGLNVGGVMQPGAGYYVDGVAMYDPTDGFSYSGGSETSPGTGQWHRDAYVNESITFDYSMAHQQNTGFYHNHANPLALRYQLGDAVSFNSSTKKYAETMSPTAHSPIVAWMIDGLPVYGPYGYGTAMDANSGVRRMVGGFVKRDGTTTGVDNITTAGRTLPAWMLRNNGNTSAAGPAVNATYPMGRYIQDWAYLGDLQKSAGVNYQQGVDFDLNEYNVRYCVTPEFPSGTWAYFVNISSTGTPQFPYMCNRWFYGTPTGGKVNSITETVTSQFVGGPSRPLTVNTPSVSGTSVTMTWNAVEGGTYSVDASTNGTTWTNKATGLTVSNANTKSNTHTALRTSGTEQGRVQRTALATYDTTGVVTPTVSQTATTSYNLGTPPTAPTLTTISALVGATEDTAFTISYASLAAAADEADANGDTISFRIESVLSGTLTKNGNPVSAGSALISTGESVVWTPGANENGTLAAFTVKAWDGSLASSSAVTVNVQVTSVADSVQWDGSAGTGDWATAANWLDNAVPASGDVVNFTGAAPLSIGLGAERSIAGLSLSGNSAYNFSGGSFILAEGGSLVTADPSAGTIVHSIGSPVSFQGSGEIATSLNANLQITGNLTASSVLTKSGAGKLVLGGTASAVEVRVEQGGILHASGGTASLSVNKFYVGSATTTGILTLTDGAGLSTADIQLGISGGGTGTLNISGAGTTVAASGFIYGNDDSTVSIFGGGSVSLNGFRNVTATVDNGKLMFNQTTYSSANFVIASGGATMGASSDSANLTGTISGSGDLTVSGAGELQITGTHTRTGNTIVQDGTLRMASASLDDGADVSIASNAKLDLFFTGYDAIGELFIGGVRQVQGTWGSLSSNADHKTYRITGTGILVVTQGPTAFENWTATNGLTGANAQEGADPDQDGLANVLEWLLGGNPTANDAGSKQLAVARDGGFLTVTFPRSDDSEAELDTYLQYTTDFVTWTDLGVSSADWTAADGSSLTITENGSDLDTITVKIPIGGKTKIFVRLASEIE; encoded by the coding sequence ATGACACGGCTCCTCCTCTTACTCCCTCTGCTTCTCGGCACCGCTCACGCTGATCCCAAGCTTACGAGCTGGTATACGGCTCAAGCGGGCAAATACGCCCGGATCCAGGAAACCGATGCCGAGGCGGTCGCGGGCACTTCGAAGACGACGTGGACTCGCACCTCCGGGCCATTCACGCTGGCGCAGACAACCCCCGCGTATGCGGGACCGACCCAGATCGACTACAGCACGAACTGGGTCTATGTGCGAACGCCGTCCCTGGGTACCTACACCATGGGCCCTTGGTACGACAACGCGGCCAAGACCCAGCTCTTCATCAACGTCCCGAAGAACCAAGGGCTCATCATCCGCATCCCGCGTGCCGCGCCCGTCATCCCAGCCACCAAGACGCAGATCAATGGCCTGAACGTCGGCGGGGTGATGCAGCCGGGCGCGGGATACTATGTCGACGGGGTGGCGATGTATGATCCGACCGACGGCTTCAGCTACAGCGGTGGCAGCGAGACTTCTCCCGGCACCGGACAGTGGCATCGCGACGCCTACGTCAACGAGAGCATCACCTTCGACTACTCGATGGCGCACCAGCAGAACACCGGTTTCTACCACAATCATGCGAACCCGCTGGCGTTGCGCTATCAGCTCGGCGACGCGGTCAGTTTCAACAGCAGCACGAAGAAGTATGCCGAGACCATGAGCCCCACGGCCCACTCGCCGATCGTGGCGTGGATGATCGATGGACTGCCAGTTTATGGCCCCTATGGCTACGGCACCGCGATGGATGCGAACAGCGGCGTGCGCCGCATGGTGGGGGGCTTTGTGAAGCGTGACGGGACCACTACCGGAGTCGATAATATCACCACCGCAGGCCGGACGCTGCCAGCGTGGATGCTGCGCAACAATGGCAACACCAGTGCTGCCGGTCCTGCGGTGAATGCGACCTATCCGATGGGCCGCTATATCCAGGATTGGGCCTACCTTGGCGACCTGCAGAAGAGCGCGGGCGTAAACTACCAGCAGGGCGTCGACTTCGACCTGAATGAATACAATGTCCGCTACTGCGTGACGCCGGAATTCCCGAGCGGCACTTGGGCTTACTTCGTGAACATTTCCAGCACCGGCACGCCGCAGTTTCCCTACATGTGCAATCGCTGGTTCTACGGCACGCCCACCGGCGGCAAGGTGAACAGCATCACCGAGACGGTCACGAGCCAGTTCGTGGGTGGCCCCAGCCGTCCGCTGACGGTGAATACGCCGTCGGTCAGCGGCACCAGTGTCACGATGACCTGGAATGCCGTGGAGGGCGGCACCTACTCGGTGGACGCGTCGACCAATGGCACGACATGGACGAACAAGGCGACTGGATTGACCGTGAGCAACGCCAACACCAAGTCGAACACCCACACGGCTCTCAGAACCAGTGGCACCGAGCAAGGTCGCGTGCAACGCACCGCGCTGGCGACCTACGACACGACGGGCGTGGTGACACCAACCGTTTCGCAGACTGCGACCACCAGCTATAATCTTGGAACCCCACCGACCGCGCCAACGCTGACGACCATTTCGGCTCTTGTGGGTGCGACCGAGGACACCGCATTCACCATCTCCTATGCGAGCCTCGCTGCCGCCGCGGATGAAGCAGACGCCAATGGCGACACGATCAGCTTCCGGATCGAGTCCGTGCTGTCCGGAACGCTGACGAAGAATGGCAATCCTGTCAGTGCGGGCAGCGCCTTGATTTCCACCGGCGAATCCGTGGTGTGGACGCCGGGGGCAAATGAAAATGGCACACTCGCCGCCTTCACCGTGAAGGCGTGGGATGGATCGCTGGCGTCCAGCAGCGCGGTGACGGTAAATGTCCAGGTGACTTCAGTCGCAGATTCCGTCCAGTGGGATGGTAGCGCTGGCACTGGCGATTGGGCGACGGCAGCGAACTGGCTGGACAATGCCGTGCCAGCATCGGGCGACGTGGTGAACTTCACCGGGGCTGCACCACTCTCGATTGGACTTGGAGCAGAGCGGAGCATCGCCGGCCTGAGTCTTTCGGGCAACTCGGCCTACAACTTCAGCGGTGGCTCCTTCATTCTGGCAGAGGGAGGCTCCCTCGTGACTGCTGATCCTTCGGCGGGAACCATCGTTCACAGCATCGGCAGCCCGGTGAGTTTCCAGGGATCGGGTGAAATCGCCACGTCGCTGAATGCGAACCTCCAGATCACGGGAAATCTGACGGCTTCTTCGGTTCTGACAAAATCGGGCGCGGGCAAGCTCGTGCTCGGCGGGACCGCTTCAGCCGTTGAAGTCAGGGTGGAGCAGGGCGGCATCCTTCATGCCAGTGGTGGCACGGCGTCCCTATCCGTGAACAAATTCTACGTCGGTTCGGCGACGACGACAGGAATCCTCACTTTGACGGATGGCGCGGGCCTCTCCACCGCAGATATCCAGCTCGGCATCAGCGGTGGAGGCACCGGGACGCTCAACATCAGCGGAGCAGGCACCACGGTTGCCGCGAGCGGCTTCATCTATGGTAATGACGACAGCACGGTCTCCATCTTTGGCGGTGGCTCCGTTTCGCTGAATGGATTCAGGAACGTGACGGCAACCGTGGACAACGGGAAACTCATGTTCAACCAGACGACCTACAGCTCGGCGAACTTCGTCATTGCCAGTGGTGGCGCCACGATGGGGGCCAGCAGCGACAGCGCCAATCTCACGGGGACCATCAGTGGTAGCGGTGACCTGACGGTGTCCGGGGCCGGCGAACTCCAGATCACTGGCACTCACACCAGGACCGGCAATACCATTGTCCAAGATGGCACGCTCCGGATGGCCTCCGCCAGCCTGGACGATGGTGCGGACGTTTCAATCGCCAGCAATGCCAAGCTGGATCTCTTCTTTACTGGTTACGACGCGATCGGAGAGCTCTTCATCGGTGGCGTCCGCCAGGTCCAGGGCACTTGGGGCAGCCTGTCCTCCAATGCCGATCACAAGACCTACCGGATCACGGGCACGGGCATCCTTGTGGTTACGCAAGGACCGACCGCCTTTGAAAACTGGACCGCCACTAATGGACTGACTGGAGCCAATGCCCAAGAAGGCGCCGATCCCGACCAAGATGGCTTGGCCAATGTCCTAGAATGGCTGCTTGGTGGGAATCCGACTGCGAACGACGCGGGCAGCAAGCAACTCGCCGTCGCCCGGGATGGAGGTTTCCTGACGGTCACGTTCCCACGTAGCGACGACAGCGAGGCTGAATTGGACACTTACCTCCAATACACCACGGATTTCGTGACCTGGACTGATCTGGGGGTTTCTTCGGCCGATTGGACCGCCGCGGACGGGTCCTCGCTGACGATCACGGAAAATGGCAGCGACCTCGACACGATCACCGTGAAAATCCCGATTGGCGGAAAAACGAAGATCTTCGTGCGGCTGGCCTCGGAGATTGAGTGA
- a CDS encoding dihydroorotase, protein MSDVLIIRQVRVVSEDSPAFVEADVRVEQGIITAVAPGLTVPDGAKVIEGKNRLLMPAMFDAHVHFREPGFEAKEDIASGTEAAINGGITGVVMMPNTSPAIDSATVVKMLFDKAKAVSRIPVYTSGCITKNREGKELAAIDGMRSLGVKMLTDDGDGVSDPAVLYRAMQYASEFGMFFASHCEVHELAGPRALNDGPMAYKLGIKGSPACAEEIMIDRDIRLAHATGAHIHIQHVSSKLGMETIRWWKERGDVKVTAEVAPHHLMFRDEDIGNYDAHYKMNPPLRTAEDNAALLEGLKSGVFDLLATDHAPHTPFEKAQDFTSAPNGITGLETALVSMFDRYVTTGALTWDILVKRYSAEPRRLMGLEPVPVAKGKPAEFILFDPEGSTTFSVEFMKSKSRNTPFLDQTLKGSIDLVVLGGEILLER, encoded by the coding sequence ATGTCCGATGTGCTGATCATCCGCCAAGTCCGTGTGGTTTCCGAAGATTCGCCCGCCTTCGTCGAGGCTGACGTGCGGGTGGAGCAGGGGATTATCACCGCCGTGGCACCCGGCCTGACGGTGCCGGACGGGGCAAAGGTGATCGAAGGTAAGAATCGTCTGCTGATGCCGGCGATGTTCGACGCCCACGTGCATTTCCGTGAGCCGGGTTTCGAGGCCAAGGAGGACATTGCCAGTGGCACTGAGGCCGCCATCAACGGGGGAATCACAGGCGTCGTCATGATGCCGAATACTTCGCCAGCCATCGATTCGGCCACGGTGGTGAAGATGCTCTTCGACAAGGCGAAAGCGGTTTCCCGAATCCCCGTCTATACCTCCGGCTGCATCACCAAGAACCGCGAGGGCAAGGAGCTCGCGGCGATCGACGGGATGCGCTCACTGGGGGTGAAAATGCTCACCGATGACGGTGATGGTGTATCCGATCCAGCCGTGCTCTATCGTGCGATGCAGTATGCCAGCGAGTTCGGCATGTTCTTCGCCAGCCACTGCGAAGTCCACGAACTCGCCGGCCCGCGCGCGCTTAACGACGGCCCGATGGCCTACAAACTCGGCATCAAGGGCAGCCCGGCCTGCGCCGAGGAAATCATGATCGATCGTGATATCCGGCTGGCCCATGCCACGGGTGCACACATCCACATCCAGCACGTGTCCAGCAAGCTCGGCATGGAGACCATCCGCTGGTGGAAGGAACGCGGTGATGTCAAGGTCACCGCCGAGGTGGCTCCGCATCACCTGATGTTCCGCGACGAGGACATCGGCAACTACGATGCTCACTACAAGATGAACCCGCCCCTGCGCACGGCGGAGGATAATGCAGCATTGTTAGAGGGGTTGAAATCCGGCGTCTTCGATCTGCTCGCCACCGACCACGCGCCGCACACGCCTTTCGAGAAGGCCCAGGATTTCACCAGCGCACCGAACGGGATCACCGGTCTGGAAACGGCGTTGGTCTCGATGTTCGACCGCTACGTCACCACCGGTGCGCTGACTTGGGACATCCTGGTGAAACGTTACTCCGCCGAACCTCGCCGCTTGATGGGCCTCGAGCCTGTGCCGGTCGCGAAAGGAAAGCCGGCGGAGTTCATTCTCTTCGATCCCGAAGGCAGCACGACCTTCTCGGTCGAGTTCATGAAGTCGAAGAGCCGCAACACTCCTTTCCTTGATCAGACCCTCAAGGGGAGCATCGACCTGGTCGTGTTAGGCGGAGAGATCCTGCTGGAAAGGTGA
- a CDS encoding Rne/Rng family ribonuclease — protein sequence MIQKIKRFLGIGRPNPKEGNTVIVNVERLERRVALLDNGVLEEYTVEREGEQNIVGGIFKGRVKNIEQGLKAMFVDIGLDKNAFLHFWDAIPAALDAGLEEIERAGSHKKKQQQKITSKDIPSIYPIGSEIMIQVSKGPIGTKGPRVTTNISLAGRYLVLMPYTEQFGISRKIEDPKERQRLRKIMQKLSVPEGMGIIMRTVAHGTRARHFVRDLAMLLEQWHGVEDKRDSGPAPLCVFQEPGLIERTARDFLTDEVDQVLCDDAQTTELIREIAGKVSRRAKRRIHHLPNNQPIFEAVGIQKQIDEAFSRQVWLPCGGYIVIDETEALISIDVNTGRNRGSKDVDKMILETNVESAQEVARQLRLRNIGGLVVVDFIDMRHRKDQQTVYKAMKDRLKKDKAKTQVLQISAIGLMEMTRQRLNESLRDTMFEPCPYCQGRGRVKTPMTMSVEIQRRIVTVINKHRDQAGDLVVVVNPDVLNRFRTEDSKHLVELERQHSGRLIFRSDPSLHRERFVIVDAATEKTIDQA from the coding sequence ATGATCCAGAAAATCAAACGCTTCCTCGGCATCGGGCGACCGAATCCGAAGGAAGGCAATACGGTCATTGTCAATGTTGAACGCCTTGAACGGCGCGTCGCTCTCCTCGATAACGGTGTCCTCGAAGAATACACCGTCGAGCGTGAAGGCGAGCAGAACATTGTCGGCGGCATCTTCAAGGGCCGCGTAAAGAACATCGAGCAGGGCTTGAAAGCCATGTTCGTGGACATCGGCCTGGACAAGAACGCCTTCCTTCACTTCTGGGATGCCATCCCTGCCGCCCTTGATGCCGGACTCGAAGAAATCGAGCGCGCCGGTTCCCACAAGAAAAAGCAACAGCAGAAGATCACCTCGAAGGACATCCCGAGCATCTATCCGATCGGCTCGGAAATCATGATCCAGGTCTCGAAAGGACCGATCGGCACCAAGGGCCCGCGTGTCACCACCAACATCTCGTTGGCCGGCCGCTACCTCGTGCTGATGCCCTACACCGAGCAGTTCGGTATTTCCCGCAAGATCGAAGACCCGAAGGAGCGTCAGCGCCTGCGGAAGATCATGCAGAAGCTCAGCGTGCCGGAAGGCATGGGCATCATCATGCGCACGGTGGCGCACGGTACTCGTGCCCGTCACTTCGTGCGCGATCTCGCGATGTTGCTCGAGCAATGGCACGGCGTGGAAGACAAGCGTGACTCAGGCCCGGCACCGCTCTGCGTCTTCCAGGAGCCCGGCTTGATCGAGCGCACTGCCCGTGACTTCCTCACAGATGAAGTCGATCAAGTCCTCTGCGACGACGCCCAGACGACCGAACTCATCCGCGAGATCGCCGGCAAGGTGTCCCGCCGCGCGAAGCGCCGTATTCATCACCTGCCAAACAATCAGCCGATCTTCGAAGCCGTCGGCATCCAGAAGCAGATCGACGAGGCATTCTCGCGCCAGGTCTGGTTGCCCTGCGGCGGCTACATCGTCATCGATGAAACCGAGGCACTCATCTCCATCGACGTCAATACCGGCCGCAACCGTGGCTCGAAGGACGTGGACAAGATGATTCTCGAAACCAACGTCGAGTCTGCCCAGGAAGTCGCCCGCCAGCTCCGCCTCCGCAATATTGGCGGTCTGGTCGTCGTCGACTTCATCGACATGCGCCATCGCAAGGACCAGCAGACGGTCTACAAGGCGATGAAGGATCGCCTCAAGAAGGACAAGGCGAAGACACAGGTCCTGCAGATCTCCGCGATCGGCCTGATGGAGATGACCCGCCAGCGCCTCAATGAGTCGCTGCGCGACACCATGTTCGAACCCTGCCCCTATTGTCAGGGCCGCGGTCGCGTGAAGACGCCCATGACCATGAGCGTGGAAATCCAGCGCCGCATCGTGACCGTCATCAACAAGCACCGCGACCAGGCAGGTGACCTCGTCGTCGTTGTGAATCCTGACGTGCTCAATCGATTCCGGACCGAGGACAGCAAGCACCTCGTGGAGCTGGAGCGCCAGCACTCCGGCCGCCTGATCTTCCGCTCGGATCCATCGCTTCACCGCGAGCGCTTCGTGATCGTCGATGCCGCTACGGAGAAGACGATCGACCAAGCTTGA
- a CDS encoding peptidoglycan D,D-transpeptidase FtsI family protein: MIEPRYRLRVYILTALVLFGFGVLLSRLYEFQIIEQKAFKDQIPGNRQITVREPGIRGEIKDRNGIVLARNKRQFEVSFNLEEIHQAYRLQREEATKNDIGDEKGMPRSVKVTDIVEIVKERVIGPLADLGLARDFNADAMRVHYKTHGGLVPFVYTTDVTYDDFAKFAEHSLDIPGVYLNVRPLREYPYKALSCHALGYLRQWSKGTIPEAARREYGYQYIGDDAGIAGVEATLDDMLRGTEGWKKIVKNEKGKILGEGAYDVLDPGVGAEVTLTIDAEAQYLVSNVIRRAGDASGIVMDVRTGEILAMASIPDYDPNDYIPSISEAKAKEYDSNPLHPWMDRNINAFAPGSTFKIPTALVGATRGLATRVFNCSGGVNYGTQRVRCWIEKQKGGSHGPLTLPKAIQQSCNPYFMQLANAIGAPGMPDGFRMLGFGEKTGIPLPGEQTGTVIGSREWLRRNPNERSTPINMGFAAIGQGNSMATPLQLCAMISCVANGGRYYQPRLIKKAERREGEKMVTIVKDEPRLKVDLLKEGVKKSDIDLIHLGMWKAVNEQGGTAGRVKIPPYEVDGVKLPGYEVAAKTGTAQAETAIVDGKPYQRHNSWTMAFAPYNEPRYAVVVFVHDGKSGGKVCGPLVHLILRGLLARDEGMRLPLHPLDPVAGKLEPIEEIALPADVLEAIDLTQNDGDTGDESAEAAAASGIVPENPNATQPITPKPTITRKADAEGTVVKPRKKPPARSH; encoded by the coding sequence ATGATCGAACCCCGCTACCGGCTTCGCGTTTACATCCTGACCGCCCTCGTGCTGTTTGGCTTCGGGGTGCTATTGTCGCGGCTGTATGAGTTCCAGATCATCGAGCAAAAGGCTTTCAAGGACCAGATTCCGGGCAACCGCCAGATCACGGTCCGCGAACCGGGAATCCGCGGGGAAATCAAGGACCGGAACGGCATCGTGCTTGCCCGCAACAAGCGGCAGTTCGAGGTATCCTTCAATCTCGAGGAAATCCATCAGGCCTACCGCCTCCAGCGGGAGGAGGCGACCAAGAATGACATCGGAGATGAGAAGGGCATGCCGCGCTCGGTCAAGGTGACCGACATCGTCGAAATCGTGAAGGAGAGGGTCATCGGCCCGCTCGCCGATCTCGGTCTGGCCCGGGATTTCAATGCCGACGCGATGCGGGTCCACTACAAGACACACGGCGGCCTCGTGCCCTTTGTTTACACCACGGACGTCACTTACGACGACTTTGCCAAGTTCGCAGAGCACTCGCTCGATATCCCCGGCGTCTATCTCAATGTCCGCCCCCTGCGCGAGTATCCCTACAAGGCCTTGTCCTGCCATGCCCTGGGCTACCTTCGCCAGTGGTCGAAGGGCACCATCCCCGAGGCCGCGCGGCGCGAGTATGGCTATCAGTACATCGGCGACGATGCGGGCATTGCCGGCGTTGAGGCCACCCTCGATGACATGCTGCGTGGCACCGAGGGATGGAAGAAGATCGTAAAGAACGAGAAGGGCAAGATCCTCGGTGAAGGTGCCTACGATGTGCTGGACCCAGGTGTCGGCGCGGAGGTCACGCTGACCATCGATGCCGAGGCCCAGTATCTCGTTTCGAATGTCATCCGCCGCGCGGGCGATGCATCCGGCATCGTGATGGACGTGCGCACTGGAGAGATCCTGGCGATGGCCTCGATCCCGGACTACGATCCGAACGACTACATCCCTAGTATTTCCGAGGCGAAGGCCAAGGAATACGACAGCAATCCGCTCCACCCGTGGATGGACCGCAACATCAACGCGTTTGCCCCGGGCTCCACCTTCAAGATTCCCACGGCTCTGGTCGGAGCCACGCGTGGCCTCGCGACCCGGGTTTTCAACTGCAGCGGCGGGGTCAATTACGGCACCCAGCGTGTCCGCTGCTGGATTGAGAAGCAGAAAGGCGGCAGCCACGGCCCCCTCACCCTTCCGAAGGCGATCCAGCAATCATGCAACCCCTACTTCATGCAGCTCGCGAATGCCATCGGAGCCCCGGGGATGCCGGACGGTTTCCGCATGCTCGGCTTCGGCGAAAAAACCGGCATTCCCCTTCCCGGCGAGCAAACCGGCACGGTCATCGGCAGCCGCGAATGGCTGCGCAGGAACCCGAACGAACGCTCGACTCCGATCAACATGGGTTTCGCCGCCATCGGCCAGGGGAACTCGATGGCCACGCCCTTGCAGCTTTGCGCGATGATCTCCTGCGTCGCCAACGGCGGTCGCTACTATCAGCCGCGGCTGATCAAGAAGGCCGAACGACGCGAAGGCGAAAAGATGGTAACCATCGTCAAGGATGAGCCTCGCCTGAAGGTGGACCTGCTCAAGGAAGGCGTGAAGAAGTCCGACATCGACCTCATCCATCTCGGCATGTGGAAGGCGGTCAACGAGCAGGGCGGCACCGCCGGACGAGTGAAGATTCCGCCTTACGAAGTCGATGGTGTGAAACTCCCCGGCTACGAGGTCGCTGCCAAAACCGGCACCGCCCAGGCAGAAACCGCCATCGTGGATGGCAAGCCCTACCAGCGCCACAATTCGTGGACCATGGCCTTCGCGCCTTACAACGAGCCGCGCTACGCCGTGGTTGTCTTTGTTCACGACGGGAAGTCCGGCGGCAAGGTTTGCGGGCCGCTGGTGCATCTTATCCTGCGCGGTCTGCTCGCCCGCGATGAAGGGATGAGGCTGCCGCTCCATCCTCTGGATCCGGTCGCGGGCAAGCTCGAACCGATCGAAGAGATCGCCCTGCCCGCGGATGTCCTCGAAGCGATTGATCTCACTCAGAACGACGGCGACACCGGTGATGAATCCGCCGAGGCCGCCGCCGCGTCGGGCATCGTCCCCGAAAACCCCAACGCCACTCAACCCATCACCCCGAAACCCACCATCACCCGCAAGGCCGATGCTGAAGGCACCGTGGTCAAACCGCGCAAGAAGCCTCCGGCGCGCTCTCACTAA
- the mreC gene encoding rod shape-determining protein MreC: protein MRPLNLLAFLLFLAGAVWALTRSERAVREIQATYYQWLTPFLSAGSSMEVKARSFVDEVHHSKELEAKLETMSSEYDRLRLIESHAQDLEEENARLRRDLEFQKRMDFKATAAHVIRRQPTTWWQTVDIDRGEESGVALHQPVVANGGLVGKVDRVGKTGVSSVILLTDEACQVSVQVEGTVEKGILSGQRGQYEGGPRLRLRFLSRNSRLSPGTKVYTTGRGGLFPANILVGTIESVIPGPLDSEALVRPSVDFTDLSTVFLLPAVTP from the coding sequence ATGAGGCCGCTCAATCTCCTCGCATTCCTTCTCTTTCTGGCCGGGGCCGTGTGGGCCCTGACCCGGAGCGAGCGCGCCGTCAGGGAAATCCAAGCCACCTACTATCAGTGGCTGACTCCCTTCCTAAGCGCCGGCTCCTCGATGGAGGTCAAGGCCCGCAGCTTCGTCGACGAGGTGCACCACTCGAAAGAGCTGGAGGCCAAACTCGAGACCATGAGCAGCGAGTATGACCGGCTGCGCCTGATCGAGTCCCACGCCCAGGATCTGGAAGAAGAAAACGCCCGGCTGCGTCGCGACCTGGAATTCCAGAAGCGCATGGATTTCAAGGCCACCGCCGCCCACGTGATCCGCCGCCAGCCCACGACCTGGTGGCAGACGGTGGACATCGACCGTGGCGAAGAGAGCGGAGTCGCCCTTCACCAGCCGGTGGTCGCCAATGGCGGTCTCGTCGGCAAGGTGGACCGGGTTGGCAAGACCGGAGTCTCGTCGGTGATCCTGCTGACGGACGAGGCATGCCAGGTTTCCGTGCAGGTCGAGGGCACCGTCGAAAAGGGCATCCTCAGCGGCCAGCGTGGCCAATACGAGGGCGGGCCGCGGCTCCGCCTGCGATTCCTTTCCCGAAATTCCCGGCTCAGCCCGGGCACGAAAGTTTACACCACCGGGCGCGGCGGGCTTTTCCCCGCGAACATCCTGGTGGGCACCATCGAGTCGGTCATTCCCGGACCGCTCGACTCCGAGGCTTTGGTCCGTCCGTCAGTTGATTTCACGGATCTGAGCACGGTATTCCTTTTGCCTGCCGTGACCCCGTGA
- a CDS encoding rod shape-determining protein — MFARLFGSWFSNDIGIDLGTANTLVNVKDQGIVLREPSVVAVRAGTNEVLAVGDDAKRMLGRTPGNIVAIRPLKDGVIADFEVTEAMLRHFIRKANNRRRNNPRVVIAVPSGITEVERRAVSESAEQAGAREVHIVEEPMAAAIGVGLPVMDASGNMIVDIGGGTTEVALISLGGIVFARSVRTAGDELDEAIVSYMKRAYNLMIGERTAEDIKIRLGSAAPLTKEITMDVKGRDLVAGLPKTITITSQEIREAMADPLSTIVDAVRTTLERCPPELAADLVDRGIVLAGGGALLRGLDRLLREETGLPVHVAEDPLSAVAEGTGKMLQEIEVLKRVTTSSHY; from the coding sequence ATGTTTGCTCGATTATTCGGCAGCTGGTTTTCCAATGACATCGGCATCGACCTCGGCACCGCCAATACCCTCGTCAACGTCAAAGATCAGGGCATCGTCCTGCGCGAACCGTCCGTTGTGGCCGTCAGGGCGGGCACCAATGAAGTGCTGGCTGTAGGCGACGATGCCAAACGCATGCTAGGCCGCACGCCCGGCAATATCGTGGCCATCCGCCCGCTCAAGGACGGCGTGATCGCCGACTTCGAGGTCACCGAGGCGATGCTCCGCCATTTCATCCGCAAGGCGAATAACCGCCGGCGGAACAACCCGCGGGTGGTCATCGCGGTTCCCTCCGGCATCACCGAAGTGGAACGCCGCGCGGTGAGCGAGTCAGCCGAGCAGGCAGGCGCGCGTGAAGTCCACATCGTGGAAGAGCCGATGGCCGCCGCAATCGGCGTGGGCCTCCCGGTCATGGACGCCTCTGGCAACATGATCGTCGACATCGGCGGCGGCACCACGGAAGTGGCGCTCATCTCGCTGGGTGGCATCGTTTTCGCCCGCTCCGTCCGGACAGCTGGCGACGAACTGGATGAGGCGATCGTTTCCTACATGAAGCGCGCCTACAATCTGATGATCGGCGAGCGCACCGCGGAGGATATCAAGATTCGACTCGGCTCCGCGGCTCCGCTGACGAAGGAGATCACCATGGATGTGAAGGGCCGTGACCTCGTGGCCGGCCTGCCGAAAACCATCACCATCACCTCGCAGGAAATCCGCGAGGCCATGGCCGACCCGCTTTCCACCATCGTCGATGCCGTGCGCACGACGTTGGAGCGTTGCCCGCCAGAACTTGCCGCCGACCTCGTGGACCGCGGCATCGTGCTGGCAGGCGGTGGAGCCCTCCTGCGGGGCTTGGACCGACTTCTCCGTGAAGAAACGGGCCTGCCGGTCCATGTCGCCGAGGATCCCCTCAGTGCCGTGGCGGAAGGCACCGGCAAGATGCTTCAGGAGATCGAGGTACTGAAGCGGGTCACCACTTCTTCCCACTACTGA